A window of Vigna unguiculata cultivar IT97K-499-35 chromosome 4, ASM411807v1, whole genome shotgun sequence contains these coding sequences:
- the LOC114180365 gene encoding peroxidase 12-like → MAKSSSCTSLNSFFLFSSILFTSYMISSEAEANPPAVNGLSYSFYSQTCPNLQTIVTNHLTKVFQQTHWQAPALLVIFFHDCFVQGCDGSLLLDGNPGERDEPLNRGISSKAVKTIDELREIVHKECGRIVSCADITVLAARDAVFLSGGPYFNVPLGRRDSLNFSIEEAKNLPLPYNTTDVTLKTFESKNLDVTDVVALSGAHTIGRAHCHTFYNRVSPQDPTMDKTLAKLLNSTCPTTYSRNTFPLDFTTPQLFDNNYYINLINHQGLFTSDQHLFTDNRTKGLVEAFALDQTLFFQKFAHAFVKMSQLGVLTRNQGEIRAKCNVVNDERSVVKSFVDEIVQLPN, encoded by the exons ATGGCTAAGTCCAGTTCTTGCACTTCTTTAAAttcctttttcttgttttcttccaTTCTGTTTACTTCCTACATGATTTCCTCCGAGGCAGAAGCCAATCCCCCAGCGGTGAATGGACTATCATATTCCTTCTATTCACAAACCTGTCCCAACCTTCAAACCATTGTCACAAACCATCTCACAAAGGTCTTCCAACAAACTCATTGGCAAGCTCCGGCCCTACTAGTCATTTTCTTCCACGATTGTTTTGTTCAG GGATGTGATGGATCTTTGTTACTGGATGGTAATCCAGGTGAAAGGGATGAACCACTGAACAGAGGCATAAGCTCTAAGGCTGTGAAGACCATTGATGAACTAAGAGAGATTGTCCATAAGGAGTGTGGAAGGATCGTTTCATGTGCAGATATCACTGTCTTGGCAGCTCGTGATGCTGTTTTTCTT TCTGGAGGCCCCTATTTCAACGTGCCACTTGGAAGAAGAGACAGTCTAAACTTCAGCATTGAAGAAGCAAAGAATCTTCCATTACCCTACAACACCACCGATGTCACACTCAAAACATTCGAATCCAAAAACTTGGATGTTACCGATGTGGTTGCCTTATCAGGTGCACACACCATTGGTCGTGCCCACTGTCACACATTCTACAACAGGGTTTCTCCCCAAGACCCTACCATGGACAAAACCTTAGCCAAACTCCTCAACTCTACTTGCCCTACCACATACTCACGTAACACTTTTCCTTTGGACTTCACAACCCCCCAACTCTTCGATAACAATTACTACATTAACTTGATCAACCACCAAGGTTTGTTCACTTCCGACCAACACTTGTTCACAGACAATAGGACAAAAGGGTTGGTAGAAGCCTTTGCGCTAGATCAAACCTTGTTCTTCCAAAAATTCGCTCATGCTTTTGTAAAGATGAGCCAATTGGGTGTGTTGACTCGAAATCAAGGTGAGATTCGTGCGAAATGTAATGTCGTAAATGATGAGAGATCTGTGGTGAAGTCATTTGTGGATGAGATTGTACAATTACccaattga